The following proteins are co-located in the Hevea brasiliensis isolate MT/VB/25A 57/8 chromosome 11, ASM3005281v1, whole genome shotgun sequence genome:
- the LOC110637346 gene encoding uncharacterized protein LOC110637346 isoform X2 has translation MSPFEHGEVFVLDDGGEVDLDLGNYERFLDIKLTQDNNITTGKIYQSVIDKERKGVYLGKTVQVVPHITDAIQEWIERVAMVPVDGKEGPADVCVIELGGTIGDIESMPFIEALGQFSYRVGLGNFCLIHVSLVPVINVVGEQKTKPTQHSVRGLRGLGLTPNILACRSSKELDENVKLKLSQFCHVLAENIVTLCDVPNIWHIPLLLRDQKAHESILKVLNLQGIAREPDLHEWTFRTKLCDMLHNPVRIAMVGKYTGLSDSYLSVLKALLHASVACHRKLIVEWVAAGDLEDVTAKKAPDVYKAAWNLLKGADGVLVPGGFGDRGVQGKILAAKYARENRVPFLGICLGMQIAVIEFARSVLGLHDANSTEFDPETSNPCVLFMPEGSKTHMGGTMRLGSRRTYFKVPDCKSAKLYGNVSFVDERHRHRYEVNPDMISQFENAGLSFVGRDETGRRMEIVELLGHPYFVGVQFHPEFKSRPGKPSALFLGLIAAACGQLEVFLQNYGHGSKLLPNGINNRKSTVKVYQNGDGFKSCNGSLNGVHSNGNGVHSNGNGNGVHSNGNGVHF, from the exons ATGTCTCCTTTCGAGCATGGGGAGGTCTTTGTATTAGATGATGGTGGTGAG GTGGATTTGGACCTTGGCAATTATGAGCGGTTTCTAGATATCAAGCTAACCCAAGACAACAACATCACAACTGGAAAAATATATCAG TCTGTGATTGATAAAGAGAGAAAAGGAGTTTATCTTGGAAAGACAGTGCAG GTAGTTCCACACATTACTGATGCCATCCAAGAATGGATAGAACGTGTAGCAATGGTACCAGTGGATGGAAAAGAAGGTCCAGCTGATGTTTGTGTCATTGAATTAGGTGGAACTATAG GGGACATTGAATCTATGCCATTCATCGAAGCACTTGGCCAGTTTTCTTACCGTGTGG GCCTTGGCAATTTCTGCTTGATCCATGTCAGCCTTGTTCCTGTTATAAATGTGGTTGGTGAACAG AAAACAAAGCCTACCCAGCATAGCGTTCGAGGACTAAGAGGACTTGGGTTGACACCAAACATTTTAGCTTGTCGTAGTTCTAAG GAACTTGATGAGAACGTTAAGTTAAAACTCTCTCAATTTTGCCATGTGCTG GCTGAAAACATTGTCACTCTATGCGATGTTCCCAACATTTGGCACATTCCTTTGCTACTGAga GATCAGAAGGCACATGAATCAATCTTGAAAGTGCTGAACCTTCAAGG CATTGCCAGGGAGCCTGATTTGCATGAGTGGACATTTAGGACAAAACTTTGTGACATGCTGCACAATCCT GTTAGAATTGCCATGGTTGGAAAATACACGGGTCTTTCAGATTCCTACCTCTCTGTTTTGAAG GCTCTTTTGCATGCTTCTGTTGCTTGCCACCGGAAACTTATTGTAGAATGGGTTGCAGCTGGTGATCTAGAAGATGTTACAGCAAAAAAG GCGCCTGATGTTTATAAAGCTGCATGGAATCTTTTAAAG GGAGCCGATGGAGTTCTGGTTCCAGGGGGATTTGGTGACAGAGGGGTGCAAGGCAAAATTCTTGCTGCAAAATATGCTCGTGAAAACAGAGTTCCGTTCCTGGGCATTTGCTTAGGGATGCAAATTGCTGTCATTGAATTTGCTCGATCTGTTCTTGGTTTGCATGATGCAAACAGTACAGAATTTGATCCTGAAACTTCAAATCCATGTGTCCTATTTATGCCTGAG GGTTCAAAAACTCACATGGGAGGAACCATGCGTTTGGGATCAAGAAGGACTTATTTCAAGGTTCCTGATTGTAAATCTGCAAAATT GTATGGCAATGTCAGCTTTGTTGATGAGAGACATCGGCATAGATACGAG GTCAATCCTGACATGATATCACAATTTGAAAATGCTGGTTTATCATTTGTTGGCAGGGATGAAACTGGTCGACGTATGGAG ATTGTTGAATTGCTTGGTCATCCATATTTTGTTGGAGTTCAGTTCCATCCTGAGTTCAAGTCTAGGCCAGGAAAACCTTCTGCTCTTTTCTTAG GACTTATAGCAGCAGCGTGTGGGCAATTGGAAGTTTTCCTACAGAATTATGGGCATGGAAGCAAGCTGTTGCCAAATGGAATTAACAATAGAAAGTCAACAGTGAAAGTCTACCAAAATGGTGATGGTTTCAAGTCTTGCAATGGTTCATTAAACGGTGTGCACAGCAACGGCAATGGTGTGCACAGCAACGGAAATGGCAATGGTGTGCATAGCAACGGCAATGGTGTGCATTTTTAA
- the LOC110637346 gene encoding uncharacterized protein LOC110637346 isoform X1 — translation MKYVLVTGGVVSGLGKGVTASSIGLLLKACGLRVTSIKIDPYLNTDAGTMSPFEHGEVFVLDDGGEVDLDLGNYERFLDIKLTQDNNITTGKIYQSVIDKERKGVYLGKTVQVVPHITDAIQEWIERVAMVPVDGKEGPADVCVIELGGTIGDIESMPFIEALGQFSYRVGLGNFCLIHVSLVPVINVVGEQKTKPTQHSVRGLRGLGLTPNILACRSSKELDENVKLKLSQFCHVLAENIVTLCDVPNIWHIPLLLRDQKAHESILKVLNLQGIAREPDLHEWTFRTKLCDMLHNPVRIAMVGKYTGLSDSYLSVLKALLHASVACHRKLIVEWVAAGDLEDVTAKKAPDVYKAAWNLLKGADGVLVPGGFGDRGVQGKILAAKYARENRVPFLGICLGMQIAVIEFARSVLGLHDANSTEFDPETSNPCVLFMPEGSKTHMGGTMRLGSRRTYFKVPDCKSAKLYGNVSFVDERHRHRYEVNPDMISQFENAGLSFVGRDETGRRMEIVELLGHPYFVGVQFHPEFKSRPGKPSALFLGLIAAACGQLEVFLQNYGHGSKLLPNGINNRKSTVKVYQNGDGFKSCNGSLNGVHSNGNGVHSNGNGNGVHSNGNGVHF, via the exons ATGAAGTACGTTTTGGTGACTGGTGGTGTGGTTAGTGGACTTGGCAAAGGGGTTACTGCTAGTAGTATTGGTTTACTCCTTAAAGCTTGTGGCCTCCGTGTAACTTCTATCAAGATTG ACCCTTACCTAAATACCGATGCAGGGACCATGTCTCCTTTCGAGCATGGGGAGGTCTTTGTATTAGATGATGGTGGTGAG GTGGATTTGGACCTTGGCAATTATGAGCGGTTTCTAGATATCAAGCTAACCCAAGACAACAACATCACAACTGGAAAAATATATCAG TCTGTGATTGATAAAGAGAGAAAAGGAGTTTATCTTGGAAAGACAGTGCAG GTAGTTCCACACATTACTGATGCCATCCAAGAATGGATAGAACGTGTAGCAATGGTACCAGTGGATGGAAAAGAAGGTCCAGCTGATGTTTGTGTCATTGAATTAGGTGGAACTATAG GGGACATTGAATCTATGCCATTCATCGAAGCACTTGGCCAGTTTTCTTACCGTGTGG GCCTTGGCAATTTCTGCTTGATCCATGTCAGCCTTGTTCCTGTTATAAATGTGGTTGGTGAACAG AAAACAAAGCCTACCCAGCATAGCGTTCGAGGACTAAGAGGACTTGGGTTGACACCAAACATTTTAGCTTGTCGTAGTTCTAAG GAACTTGATGAGAACGTTAAGTTAAAACTCTCTCAATTTTGCCATGTGCTG GCTGAAAACATTGTCACTCTATGCGATGTTCCCAACATTTGGCACATTCCTTTGCTACTGAga GATCAGAAGGCACATGAATCAATCTTGAAAGTGCTGAACCTTCAAGG CATTGCCAGGGAGCCTGATTTGCATGAGTGGACATTTAGGACAAAACTTTGTGACATGCTGCACAATCCT GTTAGAATTGCCATGGTTGGAAAATACACGGGTCTTTCAGATTCCTACCTCTCTGTTTTGAAG GCTCTTTTGCATGCTTCTGTTGCTTGCCACCGGAAACTTATTGTAGAATGGGTTGCAGCTGGTGATCTAGAAGATGTTACAGCAAAAAAG GCGCCTGATGTTTATAAAGCTGCATGGAATCTTTTAAAG GGAGCCGATGGAGTTCTGGTTCCAGGGGGATTTGGTGACAGAGGGGTGCAAGGCAAAATTCTTGCTGCAAAATATGCTCGTGAAAACAGAGTTCCGTTCCTGGGCATTTGCTTAGGGATGCAAATTGCTGTCATTGAATTTGCTCGATCTGTTCTTGGTTTGCATGATGCAAACAGTACAGAATTTGATCCTGAAACTTCAAATCCATGTGTCCTATTTATGCCTGAG GGTTCAAAAACTCACATGGGAGGAACCATGCGTTTGGGATCAAGAAGGACTTATTTCAAGGTTCCTGATTGTAAATCTGCAAAATT GTATGGCAATGTCAGCTTTGTTGATGAGAGACATCGGCATAGATACGAG GTCAATCCTGACATGATATCACAATTTGAAAATGCTGGTTTATCATTTGTTGGCAGGGATGAAACTGGTCGACGTATGGAG ATTGTTGAATTGCTTGGTCATCCATATTTTGTTGGAGTTCAGTTCCATCCTGAGTTCAAGTCTAGGCCAGGAAAACCTTCTGCTCTTTTCTTAG GACTTATAGCAGCAGCGTGTGGGCAATTGGAAGTTTTCCTACAGAATTATGGGCATGGAAGCAAGCTGTTGCCAAATGGAATTAACAATAGAAAGTCAACAGTGAAAGTCTACCAAAATGGTGATGGTTTCAAGTCTTGCAATGGTTCATTAAACGGTGTGCACAGCAACGGCAATGGTGTGCACAGCAACGGAAATGGCAATGGTGTGCATAGCAACGGCAATGGTGTGCATTTTTAA